One part of the Strigops habroptila isolate Jane chromosome 23, bStrHab1.2.pri, whole genome shotgun sequence genome encodes these proteins:
- the LETMD1 gene encoding LETM1 domain-containing protein 1, with protein sequence MALSMAGCRGLLWRLGPGPAAGLSRARGELRFPGRCLSTKAGSRSVLAALVSTAKRINRRYERFLERTFPRFYVLHSTFIRGIQALFLEVKEIRDIRSRMARQRLSVQQLPYRDMERLRQFRRDLIKAVPIGIIAIPPFANFLVIILMYFFPRQLLIRHFWTPKQQVEFLDTYDAIRRDSYPAVLESLARAARSLPDPQLQTRLQQLCAEVQRGSQPRVAQLCAVRSVFSGSPLALNHLQVSHVKALSRVLFLTPHLPAPVLRQRLRSHVLEIRQLDRALQRLSVGQLCEEELRAACYLRGLNSAYLDVASCRAWLEQWLGLSCRLEASEASLLANSMVLLSLNYVRPKK encoded by the exons GTTCCCGGGGCGCTGCCTCTCCACAAAGGCCGGCTCCAGGTCTGTCCTGGCCGCTCTGGTCTCCACGGCGAAGCGCATCAACAGGAGGTACGAGAGGTTCCTGGAGCGCACGTTCCCCCGGTTCTATGTGCTCCATTCCACGTTCATCAGAG GAATCCAGGCACTCTTCTTGGAGGTGAAAGAGATCAGAGACATCCGCTCCCGAATGGCCCGTCAGAGGCTGAGCGTGCAGCAGCTGCCCTACCGGGACATGGAGCGCCTGCGGCAG TTCCGGAGGGACCTGATCAAGGCTGTTCCCATTGGAATTATCGCCATCCCGCCCTTCGCCAACTTCTTGGTCATCATCCTCAT gTATTTCTTCCCACGCCAGCTCCTGATCCGCCACTTCTGGACCCCCAAGCAGCAGGTTGAGTTCCTGGACACGTACGACGCCATCCGGAGGGATTCCTACCCGGCCGTGCTGGAGAGCTTGGCCCGGGCAGCGCGTTCCCTGCCTGACCCACAGCTCCAGACCcgcctgcagcagctctgcgCCGAG GTGCAGCGCGGCTCCCAGCCCCGCGTGGCCCAGCTCTGTGCGGTGAGAAGCGTGTTCTCGGGCTCTCCACTGGCTCTGAACCACCTCCAGGTCTCCCATGTG AAAGCCCTGAGCCGGGTCCTGTTCCTGACCCCCCACTTGCCGGCCCCTGTCCTGCGGCAGCGCCTGCGGAGCCACGTGCTGGAGATCCGGCAGCTGGACCGGGCCCTGCAGCGCCTGAGCGTGGGGCAGCTCTGCGAGGAGGAGCTGCGCGCG GCGTGTTACCTCCGGGGCCTGAACTCCGCTTACCTTGACGTGGCCTCGTGCAGAGCGTGGCTGGAGCAGTGGCTGGGGCTCTCCTGCAGGCTGGAAG CCTCCGAAGCCTCGCTCCTGGCCAACAGCATGGTGCTGCTGTCCCTCAACTACGTCAGGCCCAAGAAGTGA
- the CSRNP2 gene encoding cysteine/serine-rich nuclear protein 2 isoform X2, with product MDAIPSAGIKRKFEDADVGSAGSNSDDEISNSDSADSCDSVNPSSSSGFRPTSILKRQKQLRRKNVRFDQVTVYYFARRQGFTSVPSQGGSSLGMAQRHNSVRSYTLCEFAQEQEVNHREILREHLKEEKLHAKKMKLTKNGTVESEEADGLTLEDVSDDDIDVENVEVDDYFFLQPLPTKRRRALLRASGVHRIDAEEKQELRAIRLSREECGCDCRLYCDPEACACSQAGIKCQVDRMSFPCGCSRDGCGNMAGRIEFNPIRVRTHYLHTIMKLELENKRQGGRPPVPEEAASGAAHGCSSAWPGPQPGETQDFQEFMAENESAVMHLQTAEELERLKAEEDSSSGPGVESLGVCILEEPLAVPQGLCPALAAPILIQAQLPPGSSVLCFAEGSEPAAAGEQPYLNDGSVLYYPVEPRPGPGSRGDGSSAEPPAPSCLAEKELSVLPGAGATPSQAAAAASRGEAAKAPPSPPGAAASAGSSVPAEAVPEPALPV from the exons ATGGATGCGATCCCGAGCGCCGGCATCAAGAGGAAGTTCGAGGATGCGGACGTGGGGTCGGCGGGATCCAACTCGGACGACGAAATCTCCAACAGCGACAGCGCCGACAGCTGCGACAGCGTCAACCCCTCCAGCTCCAGCGGCTTCCGAC CCACGTCCATCCTGAAGCGGCAGAAGCAGCTCCGCAGGAAGAATGTGCGCTTTGACCAAGTGACCGTGTACTACTTCGCGCGGCGCCAGGGCTTCACCAGCGTCCCCAGCCAGGGCGGCAGCTCCCTGGGCATGGCCCAGCGCCACAACTCCGTGCGCAGCTACACGCTGTGCGAGTTCGcgcaggagcaggaggtgaaCCACCGCGAGATCCTCCGCGAGCACCTCAAGGAGGAGAAGCTCCACGCCAAGAAGATGAAG CTCACCAAGAACGGGACAGTGGAGTCGGAGGAGGCGGACGGCCTGACGCTGGAGGACGTCTCGGATGATGACATCGACGTGGAGAACGTGGAGGTGGACGACTACTTCTTCCTGCAGCCGCTGCCCACCAAGCGGCGCCGGGCGCTGCTGCGCGCCTCCGGCGTGCACCGCATCGACGCCGAGGAGAAGCAGGAGCTCCGGGCGATCCGGCTCTCCCGCGAGGAGTGCGGCTGCGACTGTCGCCTCTACTGTGATCCTGAGGcctgtgcctgcagccaggCCGGGATCAAGTGTCAG GTGGATCGCATGTCCTTCCCCTGCGGCTGCTCCCGGGATGGTTGTGGTAACATGGCCGGTCGCATCGAATTCAACCCCATCCGGGTGCGGACTCACTACCTCCACACCATCATgaagctggagctggagaaCAAGCGCCAGGGTGGGCGGCCCCCGGTGCCCGAGGAGGCCGCATCCGGCGCCGCTCACGGCTGCAGCAGCGCGTGGCCGGGGCCGCAGCCCGGCGAGACCCAGGACTTCCAGGAGTTCATGGCAGAGAACGAGTCGGCCGTGATGCACCTGCAGACGGCCGAGGAGCTGGAGAGGCTGAAGGCTGAGGAAGACTCCAGCAGCGGCCCCGGTGTCGAGAGCCTGGGCGTCTGCATCCTGGAGGAGCCGCTGGCCGTGCCGCAGGGGCTCTGCCCGGCTCTGGCCGCTCCCATCCTCATCCAAGCCCAGTTGCCTCCGGGCTCGTCCGTCCTCTGCTTCGCCGAGGGCTCGGAGCCGGCGGCCGCGGGCGAACAGCCCTACTTGAACGATGGGTCTGTGCTCTACTACCCGGTGGAGCCGAGGCCGGGGCCGGGCTCCAGGGGCGATGGCAGCTCCGCGGAGCCCCCAGCACCATCCTGCCTGGCCGAGAAGGAGCTCAGCGTCCTGCCCGGCGCCGGGGCCACTCCCAGCcaagccgccgccgccgccagcagGGGGGAAGCAGCCAAAGCCCCTCCGTCCCCCCCCGGGGCTGCAGCATCCGCCGGGAGCTCGGTGCCAGCAGAGGCGGTGCCGGAGCCGGCGCTGCCCGTGTGA
- the TFCP2 gene encoding alpha-globin transcription factor CP2 isoform X2: protein MAWALKLPLADEVIESGLVQDFDASLSGIGQELGAGAYSMSDVLALPIFKQEESSLPPENENKILPFQYVLCAATSPAVKLHDETLTYLNQGQSYEIRMLDNRKIGELPEINGKLVKSIFRVVFHDRRLQYTEHQQLEGWRWNRPGDRILDIDIPMSVGIIDPRANPTQLNTVEFLWDPSKRTSVFIQVHCISTEFTMRKHGGEKGVPFRVQIDTFKENENGEYTEHLHSASCQIKVFKPKGADRKQKTDREKMEKRTPHEKEKYQPSYETTILTECSPWPEITYVNNSPSPGFNSSHSSFSIGEGNGSPNHQPEPPPPIADNLLPTSTPQEAQQWLHRNRFSTFSRLFRNFSGADLLKLTREDVIQICGPADGIRLFNALKGRMVRPRLTIYVCQESQQLRDLQQKHEDGDTVTSTFFVYHAIYLEELTAVELTEKLAQLFSISSQQISQIYKQGPTGIHVLISDEMIQNFQDESCFVLDTMKAETNDSYHIILK from the exons CGACGTCCTTGCCCTGCCCATCTTCAAGCAAGAAGAATCAAGTTTGCCTCCCGAAAACGAGAACAAAATCCTGCCTTTCCAGTACGTGCTGTGCGCGGCCACGTCGCCCGCCGTCAAGCTGCATGATGAAACCCTCACCTACCTGAACCAAG GGCAGTCCTATGAAATCCGGATGCTGGACAACAGGAAAATTGGGGAGCTGCCGGAGATAAATGGGAAGCTGGTCAAG AGCATATTCCGGGTGGTGTTCCACGACCGGCGGCTGCAGTACACGGagcaccagcagctggagggCTGGCGGTGGAACCGGCCTGGGGACAGGATCCTGGACATCG ATATCCCAATGTCCGTGGGCATCATTGACCCCAGAGCAAACCCAACTCAGCTCAATACCGTGGAGTTCCTATGGGATCCTTCAAAGAGGACTTCTGTGTTTATCCAG GTCCACTGTATTAGCACAGAGTTCACCATGAGGAAGCACGGAGGAGAGAAGGGGGTGCCCTTTCGGGTCCAGATAGACACGTTCAAGGAGAATGAGAACGGGGAGTACACGGAGCATCTGCACTCTGCCAGCTGCCAGATCAAGGTCTTCAAG cccaaaggAGCTGATCGGAAGCAGAAGACAGACagggagaagatggagaagCGAACACCTCATGAGAAAGAGAAGTACCAGCCTTCCTATGAAACCACCATCCTCACCGAG TGTTCTCCCTGGCCAGAGATAACGTACGTCAATAACTCGCCATCCCCTGGCTTCAACAGTTcccacagcagcttttccattGGCGAAGG CAATGGCTCTCCAAACCATCAGCCCGAGCCACCCCCTCCGATCGCAGAT AACCTGCTGCCCACCAGCACGCCGCAGGAGGCCCAGCAGTGGCTGCACCGAAACCGCTTCTCCACCTTCTCTCGGCTCTTCCGAAACTTCTCAG GTGCAGACCTGCTGAAGCTCACCAGGGAGGACGTGATCCAGATCTGCGGCCCCGCCGACGGCATCCGGCTCTTCAACGCGCTGAAGGGCCG GATGGTGCGGCCCAGACTGACCATCTACGTGTGCCAGGAGTCCCAGCAGCTGAGGGACCTCCAGCAGAAGCACGAGGATGGGGACACAGTGACCAGCACGTTCTTTG TGTACCACGCCATCTACCTGGAGGAGCTGACGGCGGTGGAGCTGACCGAGAAGCTGGCCCAGCTCTTCAGCATCTCCTCCCAACAGATCAGCCAGATCTACAAGCAGGGGCCGACGGGGATCCACGTGCTCATCAGTGACGAG ATGATCCAGAACTTCCAAGATGAATCCTGCTTCGTTCTGGACACCATGAAAG CTGAGACCAATGACAGCTACCACATCATCCTGAAATAG
- the TFCP2 gene encoding alpha-globin transcription factor CP2 isoform X1, with product MAWALKLPLADEVIESGLVQDFDASLSGIGQELGAGAYSMSDVLALPIFKQEESSLPPENENKILPFQYVLCAATSPAVKLHDETLTYLNQGQSYEIRMLDNRKIGELPEINGKLVKSIFRVVFHDRRLQYTEHQQLEGWRWNRPGDRILDIDIPMSVGIIDPRANPTQLNTVEFLWDPSKRTSVFIQVHCISTEFTMRKHGGEKGVPFRVQIDTFKENENGEYTEHLHSASCQIKVFKPKGADRKQKTDREKMEKRTPHEKEKYQPSYETTILTECSPWPEITYVNNSPSPGFNSSHSSFSIGEGNGSPNHQPEPPPPIADVSHTSELMLVNLLPTSTPQEAQQWLHRNRFSTFSRLFRNFSGADLLKLTREDVIQICGPADGIRLFNALKGRMVRPRLTIYVCQESQQLRDLQQKHEDGDTVTSTFFVYHAIYLEELTAVELTEKLAQLFSISSQQISQIYKQGPTGIHVLISDEMIQNFQDESCFVLDTMKAETNDSYHIILK from the exons CGACGTCCTTGCCCTGCCCATCTTCAAGCAAGAAGAATCAAGTTTGCCTCCCGAAAACGAGAACAAAATCCTGCCTTTCCAGTACGTGCTGTGCGCGGCCACGTCGCCCGCCGTCAAGCTGCATGATGAAACCCTCACCTACCTGAACCAAG GGCAGTCCTATGAAATCCGGATGCTGGACAACAGGAAAATTGGGGAGCTGCCGGAGATAAATGGGAAGCTGGTCAAG AGCATATTCCGGGTGGTGTTCCACGACCGGCGGCTGCAGTACACGGagcaccagcagctggagggCTGGCGGTGGAACCGGCCTGGGGACAGGATCCTGGACATCG ATATCCCAATGTCCGTGGGCATCATTGACCCCAGAGCAAACCCAACTCAGCTCAATACCGTGGAGTTCCTATGGGATCCTTCAAAGAGGACTTCTGTGTTTATCCAG GTCCACTGTATTAGCACAGAGTTCACCATGAGGAAGCACGGAGGAGAGAAGGGGGTGCCCTTTCGGGTCCAGATAGACACGTTCAAGGAGAATGAGAACGGGGAGTACACGGAGCATCTGCACTCTGCCAGCTGCCAGATCAAGGTCTTCAAG cccaaaggAGCTGATCGGAAGCAGAAGACAGACagggagaagatggagaagCGAACACCTCATGAGAAAGAGAAGTACCAGCCTTCCTATGAAACCACCATCCTCACCGAG TGTTCTCCCTGGCCAGAGATAACGTACGTCAATAACTCGCCATCCCCTGGCTTCAACAGTTcccacagcagcttttccattGGCGAAGG CAATGGCTCTCCAAACCATCAGCCCGAGCCACCCCCTCCGATCGCAGATGTAAGTCACACCTCAGAGCTTATGCTTGTG AACCTGCTGCCCACCAGCACGCCGCAGGAGGCCCAGCAGTGGCTGCACCGAAACCGCTTCTCCACCTTCTCTCGGCTCTTCCGAAACTTCTCAG GTGCAGACCTGCTGAAGCTCACCAGGGAGGACGTGATCCAGATCTGCGGCCCCGCCGACGGCATCCGGCTCTTCAACGCGCTGAAGGGCCG GATGGTGCGGCCCAGACTGACCATCTACGTGTGCCAGGAGTCCCAGCAGCTGAGGGACCTCCAGCAGAAGCACGAGGATGGGGACACAGTGACCAGCACGTTCTTTG TGTACCACGCCATCTACCTGGAGGAGCTGACGGCGGTGGAGCTGACCGAGAAGCTGGCCCAGCTCTTCAGCATCTCCTCCCAACAGATCAGCCAGATCTACAAGCAGGGGCCGACGGGGATCCACGTGCTCATCAGTGACGAG ATGATCCAGAACTTCCAAGATGAATCCTGCTTCGTTCTGGACACCATGAAAG CTGAGACCAATGACAGCTACCACATCATCCTGAAATAG
- the CSRNP2 gene encoding cysteine/serine-rich nuclear protein 2 isoform X1: MNLSSLPRVMLAYPKCRGGFLPSPQRHHRAAGRGWRCGAGGEVLVPSLPTGSHASHGQMDAIPSAGIKRKFEDADVGSAGSNSDDEISNSDSADSCDSVNPSSSSGFRPTSILKRQKQLRRKNVRFDQVTVYYFARRQGFTSVPSQGGSSLGMAQRHNSVRSYTLCEFAQEQEVNHREILREHLKEEKLHAKKMKLTKNGTVESEEADGLTLEDVSDDDIDVENVEVDDYFFLQPLPTKRRRALLRASGVHRIDAEEKQELRAIRLSREECGCDCRLYCDPEACACSQAGIKCQVDRMSFPCGCSRDGCGNMAGRIEFNPIRVRTHYLHTIMKLELENKRQGGRPPVPEEAASGAAHGCSSAWPGPQPGETQDFQEFMAENESAVMHLQTAEELERLKAEEDSSSGPGVESLGVCILEEPLAVPQGLCPALAAPILIQAQLPPGSSVLCFAEGSEPAAAGEQPYLNDGSVLYYPVEPRPGPGSRGDGSSAEPPAPSCLAEKELSVLPGAGATPSQAAAAASRGEAAKAPPSPPGAAASAGSSVPAEAVPEPALPV; encoded by the exons ATGAACCTTTCCTCGTTACCCCGAGTGATGTTGGCTTATCCCAAATGCCGTGGTGGCTTTTTGCCTTCTCCACAGAGACACCATAGGGCTGCGGGCAGGGGCTGGCGCTGCGGAGCTGGTGGTGAAGTGCTGGTCCCATCGCTGCCCACCGGCTCCCATGCGAGCCACGGCCAGATGGATGCGATCCCGAGCGCCGGCATCAAGAGGAAGTTCGAGGATGCGGACGTGGGGTCGGCGGGATCCAACTCGGACGACGAAATCTCCAACAGCGACAGCGCCGACAGCTGCGACAGCGTCAACCCCTCCAGCTCCAGCGGCTTCCGAC CCACGTCCATCCTGAAGCGGCAGAAGCAGCTCCGCAGGAAGAATGTGCGCTTTGACCAAGTGACCGTGTACTACTTCGCGCGGCGCCAGGGCTTCACCAGCGTCCCCAGCCAGGGCGGCAGCTCCCTGGGCATGGCCCAGCGCCACAACTCCGTGCGCAGCTACACGCTGTGCGAGTTCGcgcaggagcaggaggtgaaCCACCGCGAGATCCTCCGCGAGCACCTCAAGGAGGAGAAGCTCCACGCCAAGAAGATGAAG CTCACCAAGAACGGGACAGTGGAGTCGGAGGAGGCGGACGGCCTGACGCTGGAGGACGTCTCGGATGATGACATCGACGTGGAGAACGTGGAGGTGGACGACTACTTCTTCCTGCAGCCGCTGCCCACCAAGCGGCGCCGGGCGCTGCTGCGCGCCTCCGGCGTGCACCGCATCGACGCCGAGGAGAAGCAGGAGCTCCGGGCGATCCGGCTCTCCCGCGAGGAGTGCGGCTGCGACTGTCGCCTCTACTGTGATCCTGAGGcctgtgcctgcagccaggCCGGGATCAAGTGTCAG GTGGATCGCATGTCCTTCCCCTGCGGCTGCTCCCGGGATGGTTGTGGTAACATGGCCGGTCGCATCGAATTCAACCCCATCCGGGTGCGGACTCACTACCTCCACACCATCATgaagctggagctggagaaCAAGCGCCAGGGTGGGCGGCCCCCGGTGCCCGAGGAGGCCGCATCCGGCGCCGCTCACGGCTGCAGCAGCGCGTGGCCGGGGCCGCAGCCCGGCGAGACCCAGGACTTCCAGGAGTTCATGGCAGAGAACGAGTCGGCCGTGATGCACCTGCAGACGGCCGAGGAGCTGGAGAGGCTGAAGGCTGAGGAAGACTCCAGCAGCGGCCCCGGTGTCGAGAGCCTGGGCGTCTGCATCCTGGAGGAGCCGCTGGCCGTGCCGCAGGGGCTCTGCCCGGCTCTGGCCGCTCCCATCCTCATCCAAGCCCAGTTGCCTCCGGGCTCGTCCGTCCTCTGCTTCGCCGAGGGCTCGGAGCCGGCGGCCGCGGGCGAACAGCCCTACTTGAACGATGGGTCTGTGCTCTACTACCCGGTGGAGCCGAGGCCGGGGCCGGGCTCCAGGGGCGATGGCAGCTCCGCGGAGCCCCCAGCACCATCCTGCCTGGCCGAGAAGGAGCTCAGCGTCCTGCCCGGCGCCGGGGCCACTCCCAGCcaagccgccgccgccgccagcagGGGGGAAGCAGCCAAAGCCCCTCCGTCCCCCCCCGGGGCTGCAGCATCCGCCGGGAGCTCGGTGCCAGCAGAGGCGGTGCCGGAGCCGGCGCTGCCCGTGTGA